A single genomic interval of Mycolicibacterium sp. MU0053 harbors:
- a CDS encoding DUF4245 domain-containing protein, with translation MSTPGPESGAAADSAAPQPSGTPGTAIPHPKPAKPRLLQDGRDMFWSMAPLIIGCILLAGLVGMCSFQPSGPTQGAVPSYDAAGALQSDAETLGFPIRHPAVPDDWQSNSGRRAGLDAARTDPDTGQLVRALVSTVGYITGSGMYMSLTQSNADEANLVRSIQPDLVPTGAAEVNGVAWVVYEGGERGEPVWTTRLSAPQGQTQVAITGAGSVDEFRTLATATQTQAPLAPRA, from the coding sequence GTGAGCACCCCAGGACCGGAATCAGGCGCGGCCGCCGATTCGGCGGCCCCGCAGCCGTCCGGGACCCCCGGAACAGCGATTCCGCATCCGAAGCCGGCCAAGCCGCGGCTGCTGCAGGACGGCCGGGACATGTTCTGGTCCATGGCCCCACTGATCATCGGCTGCATCCTGCTGGCCGGGCTGGTGGGGATGTGTTCGTTCCAGCCCAGCGGGCCGACGCAGGGCGCCGTCCCCAGCTACGACGCCGCCGGCGCCCTGCAGTCCGACGCCGAGACGCTGGGGTTCCCCATCCGGCATCCCGCGGTCCCCGACGACTGGCAGTCCAACTCCGGGCGACGCGCCGGTCTGGACGCCGCCCGCACCGATCCCGACACCGGCCAACTGGTCCGGGCGCTGGTCTCCACGGTCGGCTACATCACCGGTTCCGGCATGTACATGAGCCTGACCCAGAGCAACGCCGACGAGGCCAACTTGGTGCGCTCCATCCAGCCCGACCTGGTCCCCACGGGGGCCGCGGAGGTCAACGGCGTGGCCTGGGTGGTCTACGAGGGCGGTGAGCGCGGCGAGCCGGTGTGGACGACGCGGCTGTCGGCTCCCCAGGGCCAGACCCAGGTGGCCATCACCGGCGCCGGCAGTGTTGACGAGTTCCGTACGCTGGCCACGGCGACACAAACCCAGGCACCGCTGGCCCCGCGAGCCTGA